TGAACGTGCGGCTAAATTTATCGTACTAACAAATGACGAGCTAGTCGATAACGCAAGCATAAAAGCACTTGAAAATTTACGTGAAATTTTAGCCTCAACTACAAAAAGCCTTGATATAGTTAAATACTGCTTGCCAGAGTGCTATAAAACTGAGCTTACATGGAGTATAAACGCTAGAAGCTTGCAAAATTTCATCTCTTTAAGAAGCTCAAAATCAGCCCTTTGGGAGATAAGAAATTTAGCAAATGCCATCTACTCTGCCTTACCTGATGAGCATAAATTTATATTTGAGAGATGTTTGCCAGATGATGAGTCAAACTAACACTTATGTTAGTGCGGTTTGTGGTTTAGAAGTGATGAAATAGGCAAATTTACTTTTGTAAAATGTAAAGAAGTTCGTCTACGTGGATATTTCTAGCTTTTAAATTTCTGCTACCACGGTAGGCGTTGTATTTTTTACGAAGCAGATGAACCTTGCCCATTTTGTTTAAATTTTTATCAAACTCATCTTGGTTGATAAAGCCTTCCGAGTTAAATGAAATCAGAACAAACTTCGACTTTAAATTTGCTATCAGCTCGAAAAATGCCTCGCTTGCTGATGATTTTTTATTAAAGACTGATCTGTTCCAATCCTTTGCAATGCCTGAAACTTTTGAAATTTTACTTGGCTCTTCGTAGCTTGCGATGAGATTTAGCATGAAGTAGTTTGAGCCGTATGGGTGCTGGTTATATGGCGGATCAAGATAGACTAGATCAAGCCCATCAAGCTCTTTTGCGAGCAAA
This genomic interval from Campylobacter concisus contains the following:
- the thyX gene encoding FAD-dependent thymidylate synthase encodes the protein MQVTLLNHTPLNICSHAIRTCWQSFDKSDNGGEKDVELIDRVGNKFKHASTLEHLYYNFYIQGISRALLQELARHRLASLSVKSTRYTLKELKKEEKFEVGQFERAAKFIVLTNDELVDNASIKALENLREILASTTKSLDIVKYCLPECYKTELTWSINARSLQNFISLRSSKSALWEIRNLANAIYSALPDEHKFIFERCLPDDESN